The region CAGATAATAAAATCAGCACCATGCCTGGGTATTCCCCTAGTCCATAATTGCCTTGAGCAAAACATCACTCAAACTCATGCCCTGCATATCTTCCATGGTGACAGTATCCACAATGTCAAACTTAGCTCCTGCGGCCTGCAATTGATCGTCTAAAGCCTGGAAAAAAGCTGTGGCTTTTTTATCGTTGCCCACCTGAATGAGGGAAATGCCCAATTCTTCGTCCCGGTCAATTTTTTGGCTCGCTTCCAAAATTAAACGGATCACCGCTTTACGATCGGTGGGTTCCCCGTCGGTGATGATCAAAAAAGTTTCTCCGTTGGGCTTAGTTTGCCCCGCCTGGCGCCGCTGAAAGAAATTATCCAAACCGTCCTTGAGGGCACTGGCTAGATCGGTGCGTCCCATGGGTTCGTTGTTAGCATAAATATAAGCAACTTTCTGAGCCGTAACATTGTCATAACGACGGAAGCGGCCGGAGAATAGGTAAACCGTGATGCCGTCGGGGTCAATTTCTTCGCATTTTTGCGCCAGGGCAATGGTCGAAGCTTGGGCTATTTCCCAGCGAGTGGGGCCATTGGGATCATCAGCGGTGGCCATGCTACTGCTTTTATCGATCATTAGGGTATAGTCTCGGTTTTCGATGACAGCTTCAGCGCTCATAATCCTCTTGGGTCAATTTTGCAAACAATGGCAGTTTTTTCTCTTTTAGCCTATTACAACTTTTTGGAAATGTTCTTAAGATTGCATATTTCCTTAAAATTAATCAGAAATTTGTTAGAGGGGTAATGCTGTGCCGACCGTTCACTGCTCCAACCGCGATTGCCAAGCCCCCAATGATCTAGGCGATCGCCTGTGCCAGACCTGCCAAACCCCTCTGCTGAAACGTTATCTGTGGGCAGTGGGGGATTGGATCAAGGCCTATCAACCGGGGGAATTGCTACTGGAACGTTATCTGTTGGTGCGGCCCCAGGTGTTGTTGGACACTATGCCGGCCCTGGGGGTAGAGGGGCCAGAGGAAATCCCGAATTATATTTTGCCCTACCAGAAGCTCCTGCCCTTTCGTCTCAATGTGCCGGAAGTGTATGACTATTTTCCCAGTTGGGATGCCGAAAAGGATTTATCAGTCTGGTTGTTGGACTATGGCCCGGTGCCGCTAGATGAAGCAGGGGAACCTCTCCATGACCGTTTGTTGCCCTCCCTGGGGGAAATGTGGGAGCAGGCTTCACCCCTACAGCAGTTAACTTGGCTCTGGCAAATGATTCGTCTTTGGCAACCGTTACAACGGCAGGGAGTGGTATCTAGCCTGTTGGAATTTGACTGGTTGAGGGTGCAGGGCCCCCAAATTTTTCTCCAGCAGTTGCAACTCGATGAGCACCAATTTTATGAAACGAAATATTTAGCCGGGGTGTGGGAGCCGTTATTGACCAATGCCCATCCGGCGATCGCCGATTTTTGTCAGACCCTATGGCAAAAACTAAAACAGGGCAAAATTCCCCACGCGGACTACCTACTGCGGGTGTTGGACACGGGCATCCAATCCTTGGCAGAGCAGTATGATTTTGGCTATACAGTCTTTGCTATGACCGATGGGGGCCCCAGTCGAGACCATAACGAAGATGCCTGTTTTCCCGTCAGCGAAACCCCCATTGAAGGGCAACAGTTGGCCAACACCATGACCATCATTTGTGACGGCGTGGGAGGTCAAGAAGGGGGGGAAATTGCTTCCCAATGGGTAATTGATCATTTGCCAATCCGGATTATTTCCAAGATTCAAAAACAGATGAATGAGCCGGACCAAATCCGCAGTTTCATCCAGCATCTCAAGGAGGATATCGAGGAAGTTAACGAGCAACTCAATCGCCGTAACGACCGGGAGGAAAGGGTCGAAAGGGAAAGGATGGGCACAACCCTGGTGATGGCCCTGGCGGATTTCCAGCAGTTTTTCCTGGCCAATGTGGGGGATTCCCGTTGCTATTGGCTGACTAAGGATAGCTGTAAGCAGGTGACGGTGGACGATGACGTGGCCTCTAGGGAAGTGCGGCTCGGCTTGATGCTCTATCGTCATGCGGTGGAATTACCCAGATCGGGGGCTTTAACCCAGGCGGTGGGGTTGGGGCCAGCGGGGCAACTCCATCCCATTATTCAGCGCTTGATTGTGCCTACGGATTGTCTCTTTTTGCTCTGTTCCGATGGCCTCTGTGACAACAATCGGGTAGAGCAATATTGGCAAGACGATTTTCTGCCGGTGCTCCAAGGCGATCGCCCGGTGGCCGAAGCAGTGCCTCGATTGATTGAGTTGGCCAACCAAGTTAACGGCCATGACAATGTTTCCGTTGCCCTCATGCACTGCCAAATTTCTCCCTCCGTCCCTACTCCTACCCAGGCTGAAACCGCCGCCGTCGCGGATGAAGAGGAAATGACTCTGGAGGAAGATTTTGCTGGGGACACGGAGTTTGGCCTCAAGGCGATCGCCTACCCCGACTTTAGCCAAAAGCCAGTGGCCAAGCCCAAGGAAACGGAACCGGAGCATTCTATTCCCCAACAGGACCCCAAAGAATCATTAGCTTCTCGCCCCTTTGATACCCTGCCGCCCCTACCTCCGGAAGAAATCCCCCTCAATCCGCCCCTAGACCCCCCACCAATGACGGCAACAATGGCAAAACAACCAGAGCCAGGCTTGGCAGCCAAATTCCTGGCCCTTTCCAAAACCAGCCAGTTGTTAATTGCGGGGGGCATAGTGATTATCATTGCAGCCCTGACGGTGGCGGTGCTCAACCTGGGTCAAGGTAATGGCGAACAAAACCAACCTTCCTCCAGCCTGATTGATTTGAGCGTGGGGCATGGTTGATTTCACTAACCCCAATAGCTTGGCCGCCTCTCTGTTGGTGGAAACCTGGTTCAGACTGGGCCTCCGGCAGGCGGTGATTTGTCCTGGGTCCCGTTCTAGTCCCTTAACGGTGGCATTGGCCCGCCATGGGAGCGTTGACTGTGTAGTTAGTTTGGATGAACGTTCTGCTAGCTTTTTTGCCCTAGGCCATGGCAAACGCACAGGACAACCAGTGGCCTTAGTGTGTACTTCCGGTACGGCGGCGGCCAA is a window of Synechocystis sp. PCC 7338 DNA encoding:
- a CDS encoding VWA domain-containing protein, translated to MSAEAVIENRDYTLMIDKSSSMATADDPNGPTRWEIAQASTIALAQKCEEIDPDGITVYLFSGRFRRYDNVTAQKVAYIYANNEPMGRTDLASALKDGLDNFFQRRQAGQTKPNGETFLIITDGEPTDRKAVIRLILEASQKIDRDEELGISLIQVGNDKKATAFFQALDDQLQAAGAKFDIVDTVTMEDMQGMSLSDVLLKAIMD
- a CDS encoding PP2C family serine/threonine-protein phosphatase encodes the protein MPTVHCSNRDCQAPNDLGDRLCQTCQTPLLKRYLWAVGDWIKAYQPGELLLERYLLVRPQVLLDTMPALGVEGPEEIPNYILPYQKLLPFRLNVPEVYDYFPSWDAEKDLSVWLLDYGPVPLDEAGEPLHDRLLPSLGEMWEQASPLQQLTWLWQMIRLWQPLQRQGVVSSLLEFDWLRVQGPQIFLQQLQLDEHQFYETKYLAGVWEPLLTNAHPAIADFCQTLWQKLKQGKIPHADYLLRVLDTGIQSLAEQYDFGYTVFAMTDGGPSRDHNEDACFPVSETPIEGQQLANTMTIICDGVGGQEGGEIASQWVIDHLPIRIISKIQKQMNEPDQIRSFIQHLKEDIEEVNEQLNRRNDREERVERERMGTTLVMALADFQQFFLANVGDSRCYWLTKDSCKQVTVDDDVASREVRLGLMLYRHAVELPRSGALTQAVGLGPAGQLHPIIQRLIVPTDCLFLLCSDGLCDNNRVEQYWQDDFLPVLQGDRPVAEAVPRLIELANQVNGHDNVSVALMHCQISPSVPTPTQAETAAVADEEEMTLEEDFAGDTEFGLKAIAYPDFSQKPVAKPKETEPEHSIPQQDPKESLASRPFDTLPPLPPEEIPLNPPLDPPPMTATMAKQPEPGLAAKFLALSKTSQLLIAGGIVIIIAALTVAVLNLGQGNGEQNQPSSSLIDLSVGHG